In the Drosophila biarmipes strain raj3 chromosome X, RU_DBia_V1.1, whole genome shotgun sequence genome, one interval contains:
- the LOC108024635 gene encoding titin isoform X1 gives MPLYSDSTNYYYSGGSSQLYSPYYSSGLGLNLGLGSTPGSSYTSSYNRSYPASYMVPLSPSSPRSPSSYTSGSSGGSSSLHGLGSRYQPKLTTITETGRHSGHSSLMPLTRINSPKYSSSVTTPSYGSSSASSRYIPARPIAINTADIDVSSSRYRRGVTPRSGEKEKEKEPPKEEAKQQEEEVKPSPKEAPPETPDPNAQTRPNRRSTIKRNRPVVRLSTIRRRSKERSAESPKKETQVQEHQFRDLPPAAEPSLSWRQKLAEELAAFPTTSNKKSPGELLRERFYIRDEKEEVASFNQARVQELNKPQIAQKTHNQEVEMRPKDEEDQEKVGSDLEEMQETIRRLSLVQCPTFHDICEDISSDKIDDDLNAGELRRRASIIQEQEQEILNKLQKSNSGSFQLIHLERRSSHDSTTTNDEDLKERSKRRSKKSKKMRHKITAIVEVENAPTLPVDHMPSVLELNEESLLVQPLVSISGSGSSSTPSPSPKPKFTVNVETVEEHHQIHKVFKLPKKKTVPKDQKEEESSSSSLPEGFMKAAPKTAKTSPLKRAQKQQHVSEAQIFTFDEAAIQQNDLAYKKELQQHKVQAKVEPKVESKVEPKVEDKVQPKVEPKVEPKVEPKVEGVATPKPIRKAIQKSESGEDFWSQIGSRETLYMTNRKKVFNERQEQLLEEEVPKSPITPKETKTDIKTPTTPKLKSELLIELKTTPSIVSTGGKTPIQKVSSVPLTPTKAKTNQMEVQKPSEIDSSTTVSAKAATEDITPKSSTTAVAKKDLPKLITTEEAKSSIATKPTAVTPTKDSPKTPQTKVKISPKSTTPQTKADTPTKDTPQNKVDKPTKTSPTSKAATPNKDSPTSPVKDSTKSPVKDSTTTTIKESPTTPQISVETPTKDSPTRKMITPTTPQAKPAAPTVPSEVDTPATPQIKAATPQTKVDTPATQQIKADTPATPQKTQQAKPATDEAKSTPAASKTTTAKIAMTAAATTSVAVAGKTASPKGAKQSGNAVAMTTATATTPTAATGKSKLNETAGPKINSGQTAKSPEQQQATAAAVETKINKTTNKEQQHQHQQQQQQLLDTAATLVPQTETKTKLTEAAEPTGKSKVQSPKTTKPKSAGKTNVGKKKAATAAATATPTAATEAVTALSESNVTPINADQFITLAPTKAAKTSPNKQQALQVQQQQQHEQRQQATNASSPAAAGDATTTPTTITIGVAAVAAAAAATSDVAAATAAAATAAAVTSLSSSNNSCGEGVGNNLSKFATVSNLAQCLRDVDAELEDYIPSSAENSQDDDGDESNSDDDDDSNISSSEYSSVDGCSNLSASMKKKQRKEKKKQKAKAAAAANEKRFDPHKKIKIDTTNKCYVKEEAPRYPLVATPRPLWKREKIVYSDENTDDESGSEEGSGGSLDEDSDDESGGEECSSSSSSASSEDLEVAPKGGSSAATTVIDSPSSAGSTAGTLGTSSGGGGGGGASTSTSPSIIRMSTCSNDSGFEGGTAPSSPKKMLETSYTYSQFQKSGRFTAPATVIPRFKNYSVDDFHFLAVLGKGSFGKVLLAELRDTTYYYAIKCLKKDVVLEDDDVDSTLIERKVLALGTKHPYLCHLFCTFQTESHLFFVMEYLNGGDLMFHIQESGRFSEERARFYGAEIISGLKFLHKKGIIYRDLKLDNVLLDYEGHVRIADFGMCKLQIYLDKTADSFCGTPDYMAPEIIKGEKYNQNVDWWSFGVLLYEMLIGQSPFSGCDEDELFWSICNEIPWFPVYISAEATGILKGLLEKDYTKRIGSQYSPAGDIADHIFFRPIDWGLLEKRQIEPPFKPQVKHPLDTQYFDRVFTRERVRLTPIDKEILASMDQKQFHGFTYTNPHITLD, from the exons ATGCCCCTGTATTCGGACTCGACCAACTATTACTATAGTGGCGGCAGCAGCCAACTGTATTCGCCGTACTATAGTTCCGGCCTGGGCCTCAACCTGGGCCTGGGCTCAACGCCCGGCTCGAGCTACACGTCCAGCTACAATCGCTCCTATCCGGCGAGCTACATGGTGCCCCTGAGTCCCTCCTCCCCGAGATCGCCGAGCAGCTACACGAGCGGCTCGTCCGGCGGCAGCAGCTCCCTCCATGGCCTGGGCTCCAGATATCAACCGAAGCTGACCACCATCACGGAGACGGGCAGGCACAGTGGTCACTCGAGCCTGATGCCCCTGACCAGGATCAATTCGCCCAAGTACAGCTCTTCGGTGACAACTCCTAGCTATGGTTCATCGAGTGCCAGTAGTCGCTATATACCAGCCAGACCTATAGCCATCAATACGGCGGACATCGATGTGAGTTCCTCCAGATATCGCAGGGGAGTGACCCCGAGATCTGGGGAGaaggaaaaggagaaggagcCACCCAAGGAGGAAGCCAAGCAACAGGAAGAGGAGGTCAAACCCTCTCCCAAGGAAGCACCTCCCGAAACTCCGGATCCCAATGCCCAAACTAGACCCAATCGCAGGTCCACCATCAAGAGGAATCGCCCTGTGGTAAGACTCTCCACCATACGAAGGCGCAGCAAGGAGCGCAGTGCCGAGAGTCCCAAGAAGGAGACCCAAGTGCAGGAGCATCAATTCAGGGACTTGCCACCAGCCGCAGAGCCCAGTTTGAGTTGGCGCCAAAAGTTGGCCGAAGAACTGGCCGCCTTTCCCACCACCAGCAATAAGAAATCACCCGGAGAATTGCTGCGTGAGAGATTCTACATACGCGATGAAAAGGAGGAAGTGGCCAGTTTCAATCAGGCACGAGTTCAGGAACTAAATAAACCGCAAATTGCTCAGAAAACCCATAATCAGGAGGTTGAAATGAGGCCAAAAGACGAAGAGGATCAGGAGAAAGTGGGCTCGGATCTGGAGGAAATGCAGGAGACCATTCGACGCTTGAGTCTGGTGCAATGCCCCACATTTCATGATATTTGCGAGGATATCTCATCGGACAAGATCGATGATGATCTGAATGCCGGGGAACTCAGACGTAGGGCGTCCATTATCCAGGAGCAGGAACAGGAGATCCTGAACAAGTTGCAGAAATCGAATTCCGGCAGCTTTCAGTTGATCCATCTGGAGCGGAGATCCAGTCACGATAGCACCACCACTAACGATGAGGATCTCAAGGAGAGGTCGAAGAGGCGCTCCAAGAAGAGCAAGAAGATGCGCCACAAGATCACCGCCATTGTGGAGGTGGAAAATGCCCCCACACTTCCAGTGGATCATATGCCGAGTGTCCTGGAATTGAACGAGGAGTCGCTACTGGTGCAGCCATTGGTGTCCATTTCCGGTTCCGGTTCGAGTTCCAcacccagtcccagtcccaagCCAAAGTTCACCGTGAATGTGGAGACCGTGGAGGAGCACCATCAGATACACAAGGTCTTCAAGCTGCCCAAGAAAAAGACAGTGCCCAAGGATCAAAAGGAGGAGGAGTCCTCGTCGTCCTCTCTGCCCGAGGGATTCATGAAGGCTGCCCCGAAAACGGCCAAGACATCGCCTCTGAAGAGGGCCCAAAAACAGCAACATGTGAGTGAGGCACAGATCTTCACCTTCGATGAGGCAGCCATACAGCAAAATGATCTGGCGTACAAAAAAGAATTACAACAACACAAGGTTCAGGCCAAAGTTGAGCCCAAAGTTGAATCCAAAGTTGAACCCAAAGTTGAGGACAAAGTTCAGCCCAAAGTCGAGCCCAAAGTTGAGCCCAAAGTTGAGCCCAAAGTCGAGGGTGTAGCTACGCCCAAGCCCATTCGCAAGGCCATCCAAAAATCAGAAAGCGGTGAGGACTTTTGGTCTCAAATCGGTTCCAGGGAAACGCTGTACATGACCAATCGCAAGAAGGTCTTCAACGAGCGACAGGAGCAGCTCCTGGAAGAGGAAGTGCCCAAATCCCCAATAACGCCCAAGGAAACAAAGACAGATATAAAGACACCAACGACGCCCAAACTCAAGTCCGAACTTCTCATCGAGCTGAAGACAACGCCTTCAATAGTATCAACAGGTGGTAAGACACCCATACAAAAAGTATCTTCAGTGCCACTAACGCCAACGAAAGCGAAGACTAACCAAATGGAAGTACAGAAGCCATCCGAAATAGACTCTTCAACAACTGTCTCAGCTAAGGCAGCCACTGAAGATATTACACCAAAGTCATCGACAACTGCCGTAGCTAAAAAAGACCTACCAAAACTAATAACAACAGAGGAGGCTAAGTCATCAATAGCAACCAAGCCAACAGCTGTGACACCAACCAAGGATTCACCAAAAACACCACAAACTAAAGTGAAAATATcgccaaaatcaacaacacCACAAACAAAGGCAGATACACCAACAAAGGATACTCCACAAAACAAAGTAGATAAACCAACCAAAACTTCACCAACAAGTAAAGCAGCAACACCAAATAAGGACTCACCAACAAGTCCAGTCAAGGATTCAACAAAATCGCCAGTCAAGGattcaacaacaacaacaatcaaGGAATCGCCAACAACGCCACAAATAAGTGTCGAAACACCAACAAAAGATTCTCCAACAAGAAAAATGATTACACCAACAACACCACAAGCTAAACCAGCTGCACCAACAGTTCCATCAGAGGTTGACACACCAGCAACACCACAGATCAAAGCAGCTACACCACAAACAAAGGTCGACACACCAGCAACACAACAAATCAAAGCTGACACGCCAGCAACACcacaaaaaacacaacaagCCAAACCAGCGACAGATGAAGCCAAGTcaacaccagcagcatcaAAGACAACAACGGCTAAGATTGCCatgacagcagcagcaacaacaagtgttgctgttgcaggaAAAACAGCATCACCCAAGGGGGCCAAGCAATCTGGCAACGCCGTAGCCatgacaacagcaacagcaacaacaccaacagcagcaacaggcaAATCAAAATTGAACGAAACAGCAgggccaaaaataaatagcGGGCAAACGGCCAAGTCACCTGAACAACAACAGGCAACGGCAGCCGCAGtcgaaacgaaaataaataaaacaacgaACAAGGAAcaacagcaccagcaccagcagcaacagcagcaactgctCGACACGGCAGCAACATTGGTGCCACAAACGGAAACCAAAACGAAATTGACGGAAGCCGCTGAGCCAACGGGCAAGTCAAAGGTGCAATCACCGAAAACGACAAAGCCAAAAAGTGCCGGCAAAACAAATGTTGGCAAAAAGAAAGCTgcaacagcggcagcgacAGCAACgccgacagcagcaacagaagcTGTAACAGCTTTGTCTGAGAGCAATGTGACCCCAATCAATGCCGATCAATTTATAACGCTGGCCCCCACAAAGGCGGCCAAAACATCGCCGAACAAGCAACAAGCATTGCaagtgcaacagcaacagcaacatgagCAGCGGCAACAGGCCACAAATGCGTCATCGCCGGCGGCAGCAGGCGATGCAACCACAACGcccacaacaataacaattggtgttgctgctgttgctgctgctgctgctgctacttcagatgttgctgctgctaccgctgctgctgctaccgctgctgctgttacctcgctcagcagcagcaacaacagctgcGGCGAAGGCGTCGGCAATAATTTATCAAAGTTTGCAACAGTATCGAATTTGGCACAGTGTCTGCGAGACGTTGATGCCGAGCTAGAGGACTATATACCCTCGTCGGCGGAAAATAGCCAagacgacgacggcgacgaGAGCAacagcgacgacgacgacgacagcaACATCAGTTCCTCCGAATATTCCAGTGTTGACGGTTGTTCAAACCTAAGCGCCAGCatgaagaagaagcagcgcaaggagaagaagaagcagaaggcgaaagccgccgccgccgccaacgAGAAGCGCTTCGATCCGCACAAGAAGATCAAGATCGATACGACGAACAAGTGCTATGTGAAGGAGGAGGCGCCCCGGTATCCGCTGGTGGCCACGCCGCGTCCCCTGTGGAAGCGGGAGAAGATCGTCTACTCGGATGAGAACACGGACGATGAGAGCGGCAGCGAGGAGGGCAGCGGCGGCTCCCTGGACGAGGACAGCGACGACGAGAGCGGCGGCGAGGAGTgcagctcctccagcagcagcgccagctcCGAGGATCTCGAGGTGGCCCCCAAGGGCGGCAGCTCGGCGGCCACCACGGTGATCGACTCGCCCAGTTCCGCCGGCTCCACGGCCGGCACCCTGGGCACCTCCAGCGGCgggggcggtggcggtggcgcctccacctccacctcgcCCTCCATCATCCGGATGAGCACCTGCAGCAACGATTCCGGGTTCGAGGGCGGCACCGCGCCCTCCAGTCCCAAGAAGATGTTAG AAACATCATATACATATTCACAATTCCAAAAATCCGGACGTTTCACTGCGCCAGCAACAGTAATACCTAGATTTAAGAATTATTCGGTAGATGATTTCCACTTTCTGGCCGTTCTGGGCAAGGGAAGTTTCGGCAAG GTTCTGCTGGCTGAGCTGCGTGACACCACGTACTACTATGCCATCAAGTGCCTGAAGAAGGATGTCGTCCTGGAGGACGACGATGTGGACTCCACGCTCATCGAACGCAAGGTCCTGGCCCTGGGCACCAAACATCCCTATCTGTGCCATCTGTTCTGCACCTTCCAGACGGAG AGCCACTTGTTCTTCGTGATGGAGTACCTGAATGGCGGCGATCTCATGTTCCACATCCAGGAGAGCGGGCGCTTTTCCGAGGAGCGGGCCAGGTTCTATGGCGCCGAGATCATCTCGGGCCTCAAGTTCCTGCACAAAAAGGGCATTATCTATAG GGATCTCAAACTGGATAATGTCCTGCTGGACTACGAGGGACATGTGCGAATTGCCGACTTTGGCATGTGCAAATTGCAAATCTATTTGGACAAGACGGCCGATAGCTTTTGCGGCACACCCGATTATATGGCGCCCGAAATCATTAAG gGTGAAAAGTACAATCAGAATGTGGATTGGTGGTCGTTTGGTGTGCTGCTCTACGAAATGCTGATCGGACAGTCACCATTCAGTGGCTGCGATGAGGACGAGCTCTTCTGGTCCATTTGCAATGAAATTCCATGGTTCCCAGTCTATATATCCG